A DNA window from Amphiprion ocellaris isolate individual 3 ecotype Okinawa chromosome 8, ASM2253959v1, whole genome shotgun sequence contains the following coding sequences:
- the LOC111587826 gene encoding cyclin-dependent kinase 17-like isoform X3 encodes MDRMKIIKRRLSMSLRSARPVDDSLSELAEQMALDEPSTARDNEPMVVCAVHPPASHSAPSFLRQYAGHLGRTALRREPGGGLERDRAFLSLHRTGSLGPPPTGPMRNQCLQKVPRCTFKCQLFESCGIMDMSDNPQRCPARAPRVGDSRMGEARMGEGIRMGERDAPLRLSPFRMLRVLDSCRPPGNRIGIVHENVKMGSDGESDQASGTSSDEVQSPVRVRMRNNHHRRISNEDINKRLSLPADIRLPEGYLEKFAMNSPPFDKPMSRRLRRASLSEIGFGKLETYIKLDKLGEGTYATVFKGRSKLTDNLVALKEIRLEHEEGAPCTAIREVSLLKDLKHANIVTLHDIIHTDKCLTLVFEYLEKDLKQYMDDCGSIMSVHNVKIFLFQLLRGLAYCHRRKVLHRDLKPQNLLINEKGELKLADFGLARAKSVPTKTYSNEVVTLWYRPPDVLLGSTEYSTPIDMWGVGCIFYEMITGRPLFPGSTVEDELHLIFRILGTPTEETWPGITTSEEFKTYNFPHYHAEPLVNHAPRIDNDGHDLLSMLLQFEAKKRVSAEDAFRHAYFRSLGEQVQTLADTASIFSVKGIQLQKDPGKRSSVYPESTVAHRLGSAPSQYFQREAANPRVQSHNLSSTSTG; translated from the exons ATGGACAGGATGAAGATAATCAAGCGGAGGCTGTCCATGTCTCTACGCAGCGCTCGGCCCGTCGATGATTCTCTGTCCGAACTCGCAGAGCAGATGGCCCTGGATGAGCCATCCACAGCCAGAGACAACG AGCCCATGGTGGTGTGTGCTGTGCACCCCCCTGCCTCCCATAGCGCTCCCTCCTTCCTGCGTCAGTATGCCGGTCATCTGGGCCGCACCGCCCTGCGCAGAGAGCCGGGTGGGGGGCTGGAAAGAGACAGAGCCTTCCTGAGCCTGCACAGGACTGGATCTCTGg GTCCCCCTCCGACcggtcctatgagaaaccagtgcttgcaaaaggttccgag aTGCACTTTCAAATGTCAGCTGTTTGAATCCTGTGGAATAATGGATATGTCAGACAACCCCCAAAGGTGCCCAGCTCGTGCTCCCAGGGTGGGAGACTCTAGGATGGGGGAGGCTAGAATGGGAGAAGGGATAAGGATGGGGGAGAGAGACGCGCCGCTGAGGCTGTCACCTTTCCGTATGCTTCGAGTGCTGGACTCATGCCGTCCTCCAGGAAACCGTATTG gCATCGTCCATGAAAATGTGAAGATGGGTTCAGATGGGGAGAGCGACCAGGCATCTGGGACGTCCTCTGATGAGGTCCAGAGTCCAGTTAGGGTCCGCATGAGGAACAACCACCATCGACGCATCTCTAATGAG gaCATAAACAAACGTTTGTCTCTCCCAGCTGATATCAGGCTACCGGAGGGCTACTTGGAGAAGTTTGCCATGAACAGCCCACCCTTTGACAAACCCATGAGCCGCAGGCTTCGACGCGCATCATTG TCTGAAATCGGCTTTGGGAAACTTGAAACCTACATCAAACTGGACAAACTAGGGGAG GGAACCTATGCTACAGTGTTTAAGGGGCGAAGCAAGTTAACGGACAATTTGGTAGCTCTGAAAGAGATCCGACTGGAGCACGAGGAGGGCGCACCCTGCACAGCTATCCGAGAAG tgTCTCTGCTGAAAGACTTGAAGCACGCCAATATTGTCACTCTCCATGACATTATCCACACTGACAAGTGCCTGACACTCGTGTTTGAGTACCTG GAAAAAGATCTGAAGCAATACATGGACGACTGTGGGAGCATCATGAGTGTTCACAATGTCAAG ATCTTCTTGTTCCAGCTTTTAAGAGGTCTTGCGTACTGCCACAGAAGAAAGGTCCTACACAGAGACCTTAAACCCCAGAATTTGCTCATCAATGAGAAAGGAGAGCTCAAACTGGCAGACTTCG GTTTGGCACGAGCCAAGTCTGTCCCTACGAAGACCTACTCAAATGAAGTCGTGACATTATGGTACCGGCCTCCGGATGTGCTGCTGGGCTCCACTGAGTACTCTACACCCATTGACATGTG GGGTGTGGGTTGCATCTTTTATGAAATGATCACAGGCAGACCTCTCTTCCCTGGATCAACTGTGGAGGATGAACTTCACCTCATATTCCGCATCCTTG GTACTCCTACAGAAGAGACTTGGCCTGGTATCACAACCAGTGAAGAGTTTAAGACGTACAATTTTCCCCACTACCACGCAGAGCCCCTCGTCAACCATGCACCCAG GATAGACAACGATGGTCACGACTTGCTCTCAATGCTCTTACAG TTTGAGGCGAAGAAGCGTGTATCAGCTGAGGACGCCTTCCGACACGCGTATTTCAGAAGTCTTGGGGAGCAGGTTCAAACGCTGGCTGACA ctGCATCTATCTTCTCTGTAAAAGGCATTCAGCTTCAGAAAGATCCAGGGAAGAGATCCTCCGTCTACCCAGAGTCAA CGGTGGCCCATAGGCTAGGCTCTGCACCCTCGCAGTACTTCCAGAGAGAGGCAGCCAATCCCAGGGTTCAGAGTCACAATCTCTCCTCCACTTCCACTGGCTGA